A part of Antechinus flavipes isolate AdamAnt ecotype Samford, QLD, Australia chromosome 6, AdamAnt_v2, whole genome shotgun sequence genomic DNA contains:
- the LOC127540740 gene encoding olfactory receptor 5B12-like: MESMENRSEVNEFILKGITDNAELQVPLFIMFTLIYLVTLVGNLGIIFLISWDSHLHTPMYFFLSNLSLVDFGFSSTITPKVMAGLLTGNKIISYNECAAQLFFFSDFVVIESFLLATMAYDRHAAVCKPLHYTTTMTSTLCVSLVSGAHICGFLTSSIVTGKIFSLSFCRSNIVPHFFCDIPPLLLLSCSDIHITELIIFILASFNTFFPFLVIFTSYLLIFITIFKIRSAEGRQKAFSTCASHLTAVSMLYGTVIFMYFQPSSNHSMDSDKIVSIFYTMVIPMLNPLVYSLRNKDVKNAFRKVVRGQQLQLDRLSS, encoded by the coding sequence ATGGAATCTATGGAGAACAGATCTGAAGTGAATGAGTTCATCCTCAAAGGAATAACAGATAATGCAGAGCTTCAGGTTCCTCTCTTCATCATGTTCACTCTCATTTACCTCGTCACCCTGGTAGGGAACCTAGGAATAATATTTTTGATCTCCTGGGATTCCCACCTCCATACACCCATGTACTTTTTTCTCAGTAATCTCTCTTTGGTGGATTTTGGCTTTTCTTCAACTATAACTCCGAAGGTAATGGCTGGGCTCCTCACAGGGAACAAAATTATTTCCTATAATGAATGTGCAGCACAATTGTTCTTCTTTTCAGACTTTGTTGTTATTGAAAGTTTTCTCCTAGCCACCATGGCTTATGATCGCCATGCAGCTGTGTGTAAGCCCCTACATTACACCACCACCATGACATCAACTCTATGTGTATCTCTGGTCTCTGGTGCTCACATCTGTGGCTTTCTGACCTCCTCCATAGTCACAGGAAAAATATTTAGCCTTTCCTTTTGTAGGTCAAACATAGTGCCTCATTTTTTCTGTGATATTCCCCCTCTCCTACTTCTGTCTTGCTCTGATATTCACATCACGGAGTTAATAATCTTTATTTTGGCATCATTCAATACCTTCTTCCCATTTCTTGTCATCTTTACTTCTTACTTGCTAATCTTCATTACCATCTTTAAGATCCGTTCTGCAGAAGGCCGCCAGAAAGCCTTCTCCACCTGTGCTTCCCATCTCACAGCAGTGAGCATGTTGTATGGGACAGTCATTTTCATGTATTTCCAGCCTAGTTCAAACCATTCAATGGACTCAGACAAAATAGTGTCCATTTTCTACACCATGGTCATCCCTATGTTGAACCCTTTAGTTTACAGTCTTAGGAATAAAGATGTTaaaaatgctttcagaaaagtTGTGCGAGGACAGCAACTTCAATTAGATCGTCTTTCTTCTTAG
- the LOC127540532 gene encoding olfactory receptor 5B12-like, with protein sequence MESMENRSEVNEFILKGIIDDPELQVPLLIIFTFIYLITLVGNLGMVALISWDSQLHTPMYFFLSNLSLVDFGYSSTITPKVMVGLLTGNKIISYNECAAQLFFFSAFVVIESFLLATMAYDRHAAVCKPLHYTTIMTSTLCTSLVSAAHICGFLTSSIVTGNIFSLSFCRSNIVPHFFCDIPPLLLLSCSDIHITELIMYILGSFNAFFQFLVIFTSYLLIFITILKIRSAEGLQKAFSTCASHLTAVSMFYGTVIFMYFQPSSNHSMDSDKIVSVFYTMVIPMLNPLVYSLRNKDVKNAFRKVVRGQQLQLDHLSS encoded by the coding sequence ATGGAATCTATGGAGAACAGATCTGAAGTGAATGAGTTCATCCTTAAAGGAATAATAGATGACCCAGAGCTTCAGGTTCCTCTCTTAATAATATTCACCTTCATCTATCTCATCACTTTGGTGGGGAACCTGGGGATGGTAGCTCTGATCTCCTGGGATTCCCAGCTTCATACCcccatgtatttttttctcagtaaccTCTCTCTGGTAGATTTTGGCTATTCTTCAACTATTACTCCCAAGGTAATGGTTGGGCTCCTCACAGGGAACAAAATTATTTCCTATAATGAATGTGCAGcacaattgttctttttttcagcCTTTGTTGTTATTGAAAGTTTCCTCCTAGCCACCATGGCCTATGATCGCCATGCAGCTGTGTGTAAGCCCCTACATTATACTACCATCATGACATCAACTCTATGCACATCTCTGGTCTCTGCTGCTCACATCTGTGGCTTTCTGACCTCCTCCATAGTCACAGGAAATATATTTAGTCTTTCCTTTTGTAGGTCAAACATAGTGCCTCATTTTTTCTGTGAtattccccctctccttcttctgTCTTGCTCTGATATCCACATCACTGAGTTAATAATGTATATTTTGGGGTCTTTCAATGCCTTCTTCCAATTTCTTGTCATCTTTACTTCTTACTTGCTAATCTTCATCACTATCTTGAAAATTCGTTCTGCAGAAGGTCTCCAGAAAGCCTTCTCCACCTGTGCTTCCCATCTCACAGCAGTGAGCATGTTTTATGGGACAGTCATTTTCATGTATTTCCAGCCTAGTTCAAACCATTCAATGGACTCAGACAAAATAGTGTCAGTTTTCTACACCATGGTCATCCCTATGTTGAACCCTCTAGTTTACAGTCTTAGGAATAAAGATGTTaaaaatgctttcagaaaagtTGTGCGAGGACAGCAACTTCAATTAGATCATCTTTCTTCTTAG